In Oncorhynchus clarkii lewisi isolate Uvic-CL-2024 chromosome 2, UVic_Ocla_1.0, whole genome shotgun sequence, one DNA window encodes the following:
- the LOC139370215 gene encoding transcriptional enhancer factor TEF-3-like isoform X1 yields the protein MYGRNELIARYIKLRTGKTRTRKQVSSHIQVLARRKAREIQVKLKVRYDQAAKDKALQSMATMSSAQIISATAFQNKMALQGLSRPPYPTPGGFWHGGLPGQPRGPEDIKPFSQQSYAMQASGPPPITGYESTAGLSMSPGTPPWQGRSIASSKLRMLEFSAFLEQPQDPETFNKHLFVHIGQSNPTFSDPYLEAVDIRQIYDKFPEKKGGLKELFEKGPPNAFFLVKFWADLSANLQDDSSFFYGVSSQYESSENMIITSSTKVCSFGKQVVEKVETEYARFENGRYVFRIHRSPLCEYMINFIHKLKHLPEKYMMNSVLENFTILQVVTNRDTLETLLCIAYVFEVSTSEHGAQHHIYRLVKD from the exons GACGGAACGAGCTGATAGCACGGTACATCAAGCTACGCACAGGGAAGACACGGACAAGAAAGCAG GTGTCCAGTCACATCCAGGTGCTAGCGCGACGGAAGGCTCGGGAGATCCAGGTGAAGCTGAAGGTACGCTAC gacCAGGCTGCCAAAGACAAGGCACTCCAGAGTATGGCCACCATGTCCTCTGCCCAGATCATCTCCGCCACCGCCTTTCAGAACAAGATGGCTCTGCAGGGGCTGTCTAGGCCGCCGTATCCCACTCCCGGCGGG TTTTGGCATGGCGGCCTTCCAGGACAGCCTAGGGGTCCTGAAGA CATTAAGCCCTTTTCCCAGCAGAGTTACGCCATGCAAGCGTCCGGCCCGCCCCCCATAACAG GCTATGAGAGCACGGCGGGCCTGTCAATGTCGCCGGGCACCCCCCCGTGGCAGGGACGCAGTATCGCCAGCTCCAAGCTTCGCATGCTAGAGTTCTCTGCTTTCCTGGAGCAGCCTCAGGACCCAGAGACC TTTAACAAGCACCTGTTTGTGCACATCGGTCAGTCCAACCCCACCTTCAGTGACCCGTACCTGGAGGCAGTGGACATCCGGCAGATCTACGACAAGTTCCCTGAGAAGAAGGGAGGGCTGAAGGAGTTGTTTGAGAAGGGGCCGCCTAACGCTTTCTTCCTCGTCAAGTTCTGG GCTGATTTGAGTGCCAACCTGCAGGACGACAGCAGTTTCTTCTACGGCGTGTCCAGTCAGTACGAGAGCTCTGAGAACATGATCATCACCTCCTCCACCAAGGTCTGTTCCTTCGGAAAGCAGGTGGTGGAGAAAGTAGAG ACGGAGTATGCACGGTTTGAGAATGGGCGGTATGTGTTCAGAATCCACCGGTCCCCACTGTGTGAATATATGATCAACTTCATCCACAAGCTCAAACACCTGCCAGAGAAGTACATGATGAACAGTGTACTGGAGAACTTCACCATCCTACAg GTGGTGACCAACAGGGACACACTGGAGACCCTGCTGTGTATAGCCTATGTCTTTGAGGTGTCTACTAGTGAGCATGGAGCCCAGCACCATATTTACAGGCTTGTCAAAGACTGA
- the LOC139370215 gene encoding transcriptional enhancer factor TEF-3-like isoform X2 yields MYGRNELIARYIKLRTGKTRTRKQVSSHIQVLARRKAREIQVKLKDQAAKDKALQSMATMSSAQIISATAFQNKMALQGLSRPPYPTPGGFWHGGLPGQPRGPEDIKPFSQQSYAMQASGPPPITGYESTAGLSMSPGTPPWQGRSIASSKLRMLEFSAFLEQPQDPETFNKHLFVHIGQSNPTFSDPYLEAVDIRQIYDKFPEKKGGLKELFEKGPPNAFFLVKFWADLSANLQDDSSFFYGVSSQYESSENMIITSSTKVCSFGKQVVEKVETEYARFENGRYVFRIHRSPLCEYMINFIHKLKHLPEKYMMNSVLENFTILQVVTNRDTLETLLCIAYVFEVSTSEHGAQHHIYRLVKD; encoded by the exons GACGGAACGAGCTGATAGCACGGTACATCAAGCTACGCACAGGGAAGACACGGACAAGAAAGCAG GTGTCCAGTCACATCCAGGTGCTAGCGCGACGGAAGGCTCGGGAGATCCAGGTGAAGCTGAAG gacCAGGCTGCCAAAGACAAGGCACTCCAGAGTATGGCCACCATGTCCTCTGCCCAGATCATCTCCGCCACCGCCTTTCAGAACAAGATGGCTCTGCAGGGGCTGTCTAGGCCGCCGTATCCCACTCCCGGCGGG TTTTGGCATGGCGGCCTTCCAGGACAGCCTAGGGGTCCTGAAGA CATTAAGCCCTTTTCCCAGCAGAGTTACGCCATGCAAGCGTCCGGCCCGCCCCCCATAACAG GCTATGAGAGCACGGCGGGCCTGTCAATGTCGCCGGGCACCCCCCCGTGGCAGGGACGCAGTATCGCCAGCTCCAAGCTTCGCATGCTAGAGTTCTCTGCTTTCCTGGAGCAGCCTCAGGACCCAGAGACC TTTAACAAGCACCTGTTTGTGCACATCGGTCAGTCCAACCCCACCTTCAGTGACCCGTACCTGGAGGCAGTGGACATCCGGCAGATCTACGACAAGTTCCCTGAGAAGAAGGGAGGGCTGAAGGAGTTGTTTGAGAAGGGGCCGCCTAACGCTTTCTTCCTCGTCAAGTTCTGG GCTGATTTGAGTGCCAACCTGCAGGACGACAGCAGTTTCTTCTACGGCGTGTCCAGTCAGTACGAGAGCTCTGAGAACATGATCATCACCTCCTCCACCAAGGTCTGTTCCTTCGGAAAGCAGGTGGTGGAGAAAGTAGAG ACGGAGTATGCACGGTTTGAGAATGGGCGGTATGTGTTCAGAATCCACCGGTCCCCACTGTGTGAATATATGATCAACTTCATCCACAAGCTCAAACACCTGCCAGAGAAGTACATGATGAACAGTGTACTGGAGAACTTCACCATCCTACAg GTGGTGACCAACAGGGACACACTGGAGACCCTGCTGTGTATAGCCTATGTCTTTGAGGTGTCTACTAGTGAGCATGGAGCCCAGCACCATATTTACAGGCTTGTCAAAGACTGA